The nucleotide sequence CATCGTTGGAAACGAGCTCAGCCAGAAAACCGGTATCGATCCTGCCGAGATCAGGGGCTCCTTCCACTGTAAGCGAGGTCCGGTATTTAGCTTCATGCCCGACCCACGGGATCTGCGAAACCTTGATTTCTATCCCGGGATTTCTGTCCTGATAATCCTTGATCAATTTTTGGAACAGCTCATGTTCTTCATTGTTATAGCTTTCCCAGACATTCAAGAGAATCTTCCCATTGCTGACTGTTTTTTCGCCACCGCATCCTGCGATGAACAGAACGGCTAGCAGACATGCCAGAATTCTCATTTTCCCTCCTTGTTCCTCAGAAACTGTCCATTTCATTCTTTGACCGCACCCTGAGTCATGCCTTCGATGAAAAACTTCTGGGCGAACCAGAACATTATGGCGATCGGGATAATCGAAAAACAGGAAGCTGCCATCATCAATTCCCACTCATTGGCATGCGGCCCTCTGAACAATGCAAGACCCACCGGCAATGTCCGGATATTCTGGGTCAGACCGGGGTCGCTGACTACCAGCTGCCAGAGAAAATTTGACCAGTGAAAGAGGAAGGTCATCAGAAACAATGTGGCTACAACTGGAAAAGCCAGCGGAATGATCACGCGACGGAAGATCTGCCATTCGCTGGCTCCATCGATTTTGGCTGCTTCGATCAGTGAAGTGGGAATTGTCTCAATGAACTGGCGCAGCAACAGAACGCCGAACACTGAAGCCAGATGAGGAATAATCATGGCTTTGTAAGTATTGTACCAGCCCATTTTCACTATGATCACAAACTGGGGGATCATGTACATCATGCCAGGGATCATCATGGTGGATAACAGGAGATAGTAAATTTTTTGTCTGCCCCAGAATTCTTTTTTAGCAAAGACATAACCTGCCATGGTGGCAAAAAAGGTGGCAAAAAAGGCTGCAGTCCCTGCGACAAATAAGCTGTTCAAGA is from Candidatus Wallbacteria bacterium and encodes:
- a CDS encoding carbohydrate ABC transporter permease, translated to MSVIKKDNWFYLKRTVLYLALTATGILVTYPFIWMICTAFKIPGTALKFQLFPHNLSDFSTMYTRENFIKVWQGMNFSVYFLNSLFVAGTAAFFATFFATMAGYVFAKKEFWGRQKIYYLLLSTMMIPGMMYMIPQFVIIVKMGWYNTYKAMIIPHLASVFGVLLLRQFIETIPTSLIEAAKIDGASEWQIFRRVIIPLAFPVVATLFLMTFLFHWSNFLWQLVVSDPGLTQNIRTLPVGLALFRGPHANEWELMMAASCFSIIPIAIMFWFAQKFFIEGMTQGAVKE